Proteins encoded in a region of the Zea mays cultivar B73 chromosome 2, Zm-B73-REFERENCE-NAM-5.0, whole genome shotgun sequence genome:
- the LOC100285302 gene encoding metal ion binding protein: MGGTLEYLSDLLGGCSSSSRRRYNRRTQFQTVELKVRMDCDGCEMKVRNALSRMKGVHSVEIDRKQSKVTVQGYVEPHKVVKRVQATGKKAAEIWPYVPYSLVAHPYAAPAYDRKAPPGYVRRVDAVMPASSYGGPTAAGPQEERLVNMFSDDNPNACSIM; encoded by the exons ATGGGAGGCACGCTGGAGTACCTGTCGGACCTGCTGGGcggctgcagcagcagcagccggcgccgGTACAACAGGAGGACGCAGTTCCAGACGGTGGAGCTCAAGGTGCGCATGGACTGCGACGGCTGCGAGATGAAGGTCAGGAACGCCCTCTCCCGCATGAAAG GGGTGCATTCCGTGGAGATCGACCGGAAGCAGTCCAAGGTGACGGTGCAGGGGTACGTGGAGCCTCACAAGGTGGTCAAGCGGGTGCAGGCCACGGGGAAGAAGGCGGCCGAGATCTGGCCCTACGTGCCCTACAGCCTCGTCGCGCACCCTTACGCCGCGCCGGCCTACGACAGGAAGGCGCCGCCGGGCTACGTGCGCAGGGTCGACGCCGTCATGCCCGCCTCCAGCTACGGCGGACCCACGGCGGCCGGCCCGCAGGAGGAGCGGCTCGTCAACATGTTCAGCGACGACAACCCCAACGCATGCTCCATCATGTGA